A window from Plasmodium relictum strain SGS1 genome assembly, chromosome: 7 encodes these proteins:
- the PFK9 gene encoding 6-phosphofructokinase, putative, which translates to MNNFNVDINENKKPTVDSLVKTMSVILRDNKCNFNLEENEEQRDHEQKENNNQDSKMINCLMEKLTTKKFLEEKETKNSFYLVDNENMKIKKLKEHGHSASLNDDLSPLQYERIKYIPTLPKALSCEYQILEENHGDDFINKTDYEEVKKYLKNLDNLPMLNVKETNNSELFKGGNILKIGIILSGGPAPGGHNVIAGIYDYIRRYNEQSQVIGFLGGIDGLYSKNYAIITDKMMNRFRNLGGFNMLWSGRGKVKNKDDLIAIENIVSKLKLNGLVIIGGDGSNSNAALIAEYFCERKIPISVIGVPKTIDGDLKSEAIEISFGFDTATKTYSEVIGNLCTDVKTGHNVYHVVRVMGRSASHVVLECALQTRPNIVLIGEEVEQQNLSLKDIVKNIVNIILKRRSLNKNYGVILIPEGLIEFVPEMKVLISELSVISKEGPFDPSKLKKSREIWDFLPSIIREQLLMDRESTGYIQVGKIATERLIIVLVESELAKMNDKNMNIQFMSHYLGYEGRCAIPSNFDCNYCYALGYNAALLIDHKKTGYMSIIQNLYDVYSNWVPAAIPFLRIMHVNKDNTGKVFPAVKRYLVDLNSPLFNVLKEVRRMWSLYDLYRSPGPIQFNGSLSDSRCYTVKVPTKDTLLCRNSDDLQLIINLANKNNKENNNNSSENELIDGDIKSNTSSNLKKKKDNLNNEGISNDMSVSATYDSQLNISINEKRDSLNNVERDSELNISPDEVNKDFYALQCSNYKSLGCMSELQTSRLYNKLELPELCSDLKAKVRAGKQYISNDPYTQKQILSNYPHMSYENKFQIQEIFHDKYATPISFEIKIGIVFLSRQAPGAMNVLCGLYRRLKLLKGVCIAFYGLYGLLNNKYIIIDDDNIAKHLNQGGLELTGNSPEHSLFDKENRNKVCETVTKLQLNGLVMPGSNITITEAALLSEYFLEKKIPTSVVGIPLTGSNNLIHELIETCVGFDSSTKVYASLIGNVLTDAVSMPKYWHFIRLMGRSPSHEVLECALQTHPNMVIISEEYGAADKTLWRVVQDIADVVCARAEIGKNYGTILIPDALLMHLPHMKILLSEISDILNEASEKGQLAEARNELVNLSSTQNGESSIWVHKLTPWSLALLKTFPQFIIKELLQVDLRSMRFETLETEQLLLQMVKEELQQRKQKGKYSGSFMGLTHFFGYQGRSSLPSEFDCKLAYSYGHAASIVIESGLTGYIVSIRGLCGKVKDWKLFAIPFISLMKILPRGQENKYLKSAYKGDLPVIPSAPVDLNGKAYRSLKIALQKWQMEDRFCNPGPIQFEGNASNYYNRILFEEQSEYFEMLRYVECYANILKDTCRFGVSADYLKNVFVQLCGMLVLAYKPNDILSNMPYIGSIEDYYDWENQRKRMN; encoded by the coding sequence ATGAATAACTTTAATGTggatattaatgaaaataaaaagccAACTGTGGATTCATTAGTAAAAACTATGTCTGTAATATTGAGAGACAATAAATGcaattttaatttagaagaaaatgaagaacaGAGAGATCAtgaacaaaaagaaaataataatcaaGACAGTAAAATGATAAATTGCTTGATGGAGAAGttaacaacaaaaaaatttttagaagAAAAGGAAACAAAAAATAGCTTCTATTTAGtagataatgaaaatatgaaaataaaaaaattaaaagaacatGGGCACTCTGCATCATTAAATGATGATTTGAGTCCATTACAATATGAacgaataaaatatattccaACATTACCAAAGGCATTATCGTGCGAATATCAAATATTAGAAGAAAATCATGGTGatgattttattaataaaactGATTATGAAGaggtaaaaaaatatttaaaaaatctaGATAATTTACCAATGTTAAATGTAAAAGAAACAAATAATAGTGAATTATTTAAAGGAggtaatatattaaaaataggaATCATATTATCAGGAGGCCCAGCACCAGGTGGTCATAATGTTATAGCAGGAATTTATGACTATATAAGAAGGTATAATGAACAATCTCAAGTCATTGGATTTTTAGGAGGAATAGATGGTTTATATAGTAAAAATTACGCTATAATTACTGACAAAATGATGAATCGTTTTAGAAATTTAGGTGGTTTCAATATGCTTTGGTCAGGTAGGGGGAAAGTAAAAAACAAAGATGATTTAATTGCTATTGAAAATATAGTTTCTAAATTAAAGTTAAATGGTTTAGTAATTATTGGTGGGGATGGTTCTAATAGCAATGCTGCTTTAATAGCGGAATATTTCTGTGAGAGAAAAATCCCTATCTCCGTTATAGGAGTACCAAAAACTATTGATGGTGATTTAAAAAGTGAAGCTATTGAAATTAGTTTTGGGTTTGATACAGCTACAAAAACATATTCTGAGGTTATAGGAAATTTATGCACAGATGTAAAAACGGGTCATAATGTATATCATGTTGTTAGGGTAATGGGAAGATCAGCATCTCACGTAGTTTTAGAATGCGCTCTACAAACAAGACCTAATATAGTTTTAATTGGTGAAGAAGTAGAACAACAAAATTTATCTCTTAAAGATATAGTTAAAAATAttgttaatattattttaaaaagaagatctttgaataaaaattacGGGGTTATACTAATACCGGAAGGGCTAATAGAATTTGTTCCAGAAATGAAAGTTTTAATTAGCGAATTAAGTGTAATTTCAAAAGAAGGCCCATTTGATCcttctaaattaaaaaaatccAGAGAAATATGGGATTTTTTACCTAGTATCATTAGAGAACAATTGTTGATGGATAGGGAATCTACTGGTTATATTCAAGTAGGAAAAATTGCCACAGAAAGATTAATAATAGTCCTTGTAGAATCAGAACTAGCCAAAatgaatgataaaaatatgaatattcaATTCATGTCTCATTATTTAGGTTACGAGGGTAGATGCGCTATTCCATCGAATTTTGATTGTAATTATTGTTATGCTCTTGGATATAATGCAGCATTATTAATAGACCATAAAAAAACAGGATATATgtctataatacaaaatcTATATGATGTATATAGTAATTGGGTACCCGCAGCTATTCCATTTTTAAGAATTATGCATGTTAACAAAGATAACACAGGCAAAGTATTTCCAGCAGTTAAAAGATATTTAGTAGATTTAAATAGCCCTTTATTTAATGTGTTAAAAGAAGTAAGAAGAATGTGGTCTCTTTATGATTTATATAGATCACCAGGGCCTATTCAATTTAATGGTAGTTTAAGTGATTCACGTTGCTATACAGTAAAAGTTCCTACAAAAGATACTTTACTATGTAGAAATTCTGATGATTTGCAATTAATTATAAACTTagctaataaaaataacaaagaaAACAACAATAATTCATCAGAAAATGAATTGATAGATGGAGATATAAAATCAAATACTTCATccaatttaaagaaaaaaaaagataaccTAAACAACGAAGGAATTTCTAATGATATGAGCGTAAGTGCAACGTATGATAGTCAGTTGAATATATCTATTAATGAAAAGAGAGATTCATTAAATAATGTAGAAAGGGATAGTGAACTTAACATTAGTCCTGATGAAGTAAATAAAGATTTTTATGCATTACAGTGTTCTAATTATAAGTCATTAGGCTGTATGTCGGAATTACAAACTTCAAggttatataataaattggAGTTACCAGAGTTGTGTTCTGATTTAAAAGCAAAAGTAAGAGCAGGAAAGCAGTATATATCTAATGATCCATATACACAAAAGCAAATTTTGTCGAATTATCCTCATATGtcttatgaaaataaatttcaaATTCAAGAAATATTCCATGATAAATATGCAACTCCTATATcctttgaaataaaaataggaaTAGTATTTTTATCGAGACAAGCTCCAGGTGCAATGAATGTGTTATGCGGTCTGTACAGGcgtttaaaattattaaaggGTGTATGTATTGCTTTTTATGGTCTATATggattattaaataataaatatataataatagatGATGATAATATAGCCAAGCATTTAAATCAAGGTGGTTTAGAATTAACAGGTAATTCTCCTGAACATTCCTTATTTGATAAAGAGAATAGAAATAAGGTATGTGAAACAGTAACTAAATTGCAATTAAATGGTTTGGTTATGCCTGGTTCTAATATTACTATAACAGAGGCAGCATTATTATctgaatattttttagaaaaaaaaatcccAACTTCTGTTGTTGGTATTCCTTTAACTGGttctaataatttaattcatGAATTAATTGAAACTTGTGTTGGTTTTGATAGTAGTACTAAAGTTTATGCATCATTAATAGGAAATGTATTAACAGATGCTGTAAGTATGCCTAAATATTGGCATTTTATTCGTTTAATGGGCCGATCTCCATCTCATGAAGTACTAGAATGCGCCTTACAGACCCATCCAAATATGGTTATAATATCAGAGGAATATGGAGCAGCTGATAAAACATTATGGAGAGTTGTTCAGGATATTGCTGATGTAGTTTGCGCAAGAGCAGAAATAGGAAAAAATTATGGTACTATACTAATACCTGATGCATTACTTATGCATTTACCacatatgaaaatattattgtCAGAAATTAGTGATATATTAAATGAGGCATCAGAAAAAGGACAATTAGCTGAAGCTAGAAATGAGTTGGTAAATTTATCAAGTACACAAAATGGGGAATCATCTATATGGGTTCATAAGTTAACACCATGGAGTTTAGCATTATTAAAAACATTTCCTCAGTTTATaattaaagaattattaCAAGTAGATTTAAGATCTATGCGTTTTGAGACTCTAGAAACAGAACAATTATTATTACAAATGGTTAAAGAAGAGTTACAACAGAGAAaacaaaaaggaaaatattcAGGTAGTTTTATGGGATTAACTCATTTTTTTGGATATCAAGGTCGTTCTTCTTTACCTTCTGAATTTGATTGCAAGCTAGCTTATTCATATGGTCACGCAGCATCTATTGTAATTGAAAGTGGTTTAACTGGATATATTGTTTCTATAAGGGGATTATGTGGTAAGGTAAAAGATTGGAAGCTTTTTGCTATtccttttatttctttaatgaaaatattaccTAGAGGccaagaaaataaatatctaAAAAGTGCTTATAAAGGTGACTTACCTGTTATACCTAGTGCCCCAGTTGATTTAAATGGAAAAGCATACAGAAGTTTAAAGATTGCTTTACAAAAATGGCAAATGGAAGATCGTTTTTGTAATCCTGGACCTATACAATTTGAAGGAAATGCATCTAATTATTATAACCGAATTTTATTTGAGGAGCAGTCAGAATATTTTGAGATGTTAAGATATGTTGAATGCTATGCAAATATCTTAAAAGACACTTGTCGTTTTGGAGTTTCAGCTGATTacttaaaaaatgtttttgtaCAATTATGTGGTATGCTAGTACTAGCTTATAAACCAAATGATATCTTGTCAAATATGCCCTACATTGGCAGTATTGAGGATTATTATGATTGGGAAAATCaaagaaaaagaatgaaCTAA